In one Winogradskyella sp. MH6 genomic region, the following are encoded:
- a CDS encoding ABC-F family ATP-binding cassette domain-containing protein → MLNIHNLSISFQGEYLFEDITFKLGLGDRIGLIGKNGAGKSTMLRILAKEQESDSGQIAADKDLKIGFLKQDIDFDFGKTVLEESYEAFKEIKECEAKLEKINTQLAERSDYESEAYHQLMVDLNDIQHQYEILGGYNYQGDTEKILQGLGFKREDFNKLTDTFSGGWRMRIELAKLLLQNNDLLLLDEPTNHLDIESIIWLENFLKIYPGAVVIVSHDKMFLDNVTNRTIEISLGRIYDYNKPYSKFLELRKEMKVQQLAAQKNQEKQIQQTEKLIEKFRAKASKATMAQSLIKKLDRIERIEVDEDDNSVMTLNFPVSITPGKVVVEIENVSKHYGDLQVLNHVNLTVPRDVKTAFVGQNGQGKSTLAKIIVGEIKHEGNVNLGHNVQIGYFAQNQAEYLDGNKTVLDTMIDAANETNRSKVRDILGAFLFRGEEVEKYVKVLSGGERNRLALAKLLLQPLNVLIMDEPTNHLDIKSKNVLKDALKKFEGTLILVSHDRDFLQGLTETVYEFKDQNIKEYLGDIDYYLEQRNIENLREAEKRTVIEDKPKESNKQSYEDQKKVKSLNNKLSNIEAKINQLEKAIKEDDFKLETDYDNTASDPKFFDHYQEKKKSLEQLMEDWEEVTLQIEEIS, encoded by the coding sequence ATGCTAAATATCCATAACCTATCTATATCATTTCAAGGCGAATATCTTTTTGAGGACATCACGTTTAAACTAGGTCTAGGAGACCGCATTGGCTTAATAGGAAAAAATGGTGCAGGTAAATCAACTATGCTTAGAATTTTAGCCAAAGAACAAGAGTCTGATTCTGGGCAAATAGCAGCAGATAAAGACCTTAAAATAGGATTTCTTAAGCAAGATATTGATTTCGATTTTGGTAAAACAGTTCTAGAAGAGTCTTACGAAGCTTTCAAAGAAATAAAAGAGTGTGAAGCTAAGTTGGAAAAAATTAATACTCAGCTAGCCGAACGCTCAGATTACGAAAGCGAAGCTTACCATCAGTTAATGGTAGATTTAAACGACATTCAGCATCAGTACGAAATATTAGGTGGTTACAATTATCAAGGAGACACCGAAAAAATTCTTCAAGGTTTAGGTTTTAAGCGCGAAGACTTTAATAAACTCACAGACACTTTTTCAGGTGGTTGGAGAATGCGAATAGAGTTGGCAAAGTTATTACTTCAAAATAACGATTTGTTATTGTTAGATGAGCCTACCAACCACTTAGATATTGAGTCTATTATTTGGTTAGAAAACTTTTTGAAAATCTATCCAGGCGCAGTAGTCATCGTGTCGCACGATAAGATGTTTTTAGATAATGTAACCAACAGAACTATTGAAATTTCATTAGGTAGAATTTACGATTACAATAAGCCATATAGCAAGTTTCTAGAGTTAAGGAAGGAAATGAAGGTACAACAATTAGCTGCACAAAAAAATCAGGAAAAGCAAATACAGCAAACCGAAAAGCTAATTGAAAAATTTAGAGCCAAAGCTTCAAAAGCTACAATGGCACAGTCACTTATTAAAAAGCTCGATAGAATTGAACGCATAGAAGTCGATGAGGATGACAATAGTGTAATGACGCTAAATTTTCCGGTGTCTATTACACCTGGAAAGGTTGTAGTTGAGATAGAAAACGTATCAAAACATTATGGAGATTTGCAAGTGCTCAACCATGTAAATTTAACCGTACCAAGAGATGTGAAAACAGCCTTTGTTGGGCAGAATGGTCAAGGAAAATCAACATTAGCAAAAATTATTGTTGGCGAAATAAAACACGAAGGTAACGTCAATCTAGGGCATAATGTTCAAATAGGTTATTTTGCTCAAAATCAAGCGGAATATTTAGACGGTAACAAAACCGTTTTGGATACGATGATTGATGCTGCTAATGAAACTAATCGAAGTAAAGTTCGCGATATTTTAGGTGCCTTTTTATTTAGAGGAGAAGAAGTAGAAAAATACGTTAAAGTCTTGTCTGGTGGTGAACGTAACCGTTTGGCATTGGCAAAATTGTTGCTTCAACCGTTAAATGTCTTAATAATGGATGAGCCAACAAACCATTTAGATATTAAGTCTAAAAACGTCCTTAAAGATGCGCTCAAAAAGTTTGAAGGGACTCTAATTTTGGTATCTCACGACAGGGATTTTCTTCAAGGGTTAACCGAAACGGTTTATGAGTTTAAGGATCAAAACATCAAGGAATATCTTGGAGACATCGATTATTATTTAGAGCAACGCAATATTGAAAACCTGAGAGAAGCCGAAAAGCGTACAGTTATTGAGGATAAACCTAAAGAAAGCAATAAACAAAGCTACGAAGACCAGAAAAAAGTAAAGTCGTTAAATAATAAGCTAAGTAATATTGAAGCTAAAATCAATCAGCTGGAAAAAGCTATAAAAGAAGATGATTTTAAGCTAGAAACAGATTACGATAACACCGCTTCTGACCCAAAATTCTTTGACCACTACCAAGAAAAGAAGAAAAGCTTAGAACAATTGATGGAAGATTGGGAAGAGGTAACGCTTCAAATCGAGGAAATTTCATAG
- a CDS encoding DUF983 domain-containing protein — protein sequence MIRKGMKLYSILFGVCPKCHQESMYVNKNPYVLSKVIKMHDHCSHCKTRYQMEPSFFYGSMYVSYGVGIAFAVAAFITTYVIFETSVTTAFISIVLTLVLLFPVIMRLSRNIWINIFMKYDKELANKVTKSQS from the coding sequence ATGATAAGAAAAGGAATGAAATTATATAGTATACTTTTTGGTGTTTGCCCAAAGTGTCACCAAGAATCTATGTACGTTAATAAAAATCCTTATGTTCTTTCTAAGGTTATAAAAATGCACGACCATTGTTCGCATTGCAAAACAAGATACCAAATGGAACCTTCGTTTTTTTACGGCTCTATGTATGTGAGTTATGGTGTAGGTATTGCTTTTGCGGTAGCTGCATTTATAACAACTTATGTCATTTTTGAAACTTCAGTTACTACTGCATTTATCAGTATTGTTTTAACCTTGGTGCTTTTATTTCCTGTAATTATGAGGCTTTCGCGTAATATTTGGATAAACATCTTTATGAAATACGATAAAGAACTAGCTAATAAAGTGACAAAGTCACAAAGTTAA
- the gldN gene encoding type IX secretion system protein PorN/GldN: protein MKFKSFIYTGLMVLAANSVLAQANILNAKIPEEIGMKTEAELLLDNDKPLEYGYVGDRDILFSKMIWEKVVLDERVNFPLYFPVEGNLGDDRKSLYKVLMENIESGMISRIYGDSYFTEERTLKDIEAALKMRKITNAGIDYMNENGVGEDEVPEEYVIERNIEPADISSYLIKGLWYFDKRQGELKYRILGIAPAAPDVNFIDSEDETQKEPIAMFWVFFPEVREILHEAKAFNNKNSSSPISFDHLLNSRRFHGIIYKEENVYGDREIKEYVAENALMQLLESERIKDKIRDFEQDMWSY from the coding sequence ATGAAATTTAAAAGCTTTATATACACAGGATTAATGGTTTTAGCTGCAAATAGTGTTTTAGCTCAAGCTAATATCCTAAACGCAAAAATACCTGAAGAAATAGGTATGAAGACTGAAGCTGAATTGCTTTTAGACAATGATAAGCCTTTAGAATATGGTTATGTAGGCGATAGAGACATCTTATTCTCAAAAATGATTTGGGAAAAAGTTGTATTAGACGAGCGTGTAAATTTTCCATTATATTTCCCTGTAGAAGGAAACTTGGGAGATGATCGTAAGTCTTTATACAAGGTTTTGATGGAGAATATCGAAAGCGGTATGATTTCCAGAATTTATGGTGATTCTTATTTTACTGAGGAGCGTACGCTTAAGGATATTGAAGCGGCTTTAAAAATGAGAAAAATCACTAATGCTGGTATTGATTACATGAATGAAAATGGCGTAGGTGAAGATGAAGTGCCAGAAGAATATGTTATCGAAAGAAACATTGAACCTGCAGATATTAGCTCTTACCTTATAAAAGGGTTGTGGTACTTTGATAAGCGTCAAGGCGAATTAAAGTACAGAATACTTGGTATAGCACCTGCAGCGCCAGATGTTAACTTCATTGATTCTGAAGATGAAACCCAGAAAGAACCTATAGCGATGTTTTGGGTATTCTTCCCAGAAGTAAGAGAGATACTTCATGAAGCTAAAGCTTTTAACAACAAAAATAGCTCTTCTCCAATTTCTTTTGATCACTTACTAAACAGTCGTCGTTTTCACGGTATTATATACAAGGAAGAGAACGTTTATGGTGATAGAGAGATTAAAGAATATGTAGCTGAGAATGCTTTAATGCAGTTATTAGAATCTGAACGTATCAAAGATAAGATCAGAGATTTTGAACAAGATATGTGGAGTTACTAA
- the gldM gene encoding type IX secretion system protein PorM/GldM has translation MAGGKLSARQKMINLMYLVFIAMIAMTTSKEILSAFSLFNTKFENANELAVASNTTLLKGLEKQASEKPKDFGVAYNNAQKVSSISNEFFTYLESQKSMILNKGNYAEKFKEEGGLPAEEMDKGDALDELWFTGDRLTKEGQAFVDRINKYKADINELLGDDVAYNPAKETLERRFSTAEVINKDGKKQSWLDYNFQGFPAVASYTKLTAMQNDIKATEANLYNVFLGNTVDEATSLKNYTAIVIPDKNAFFAGEKFTGSVVLGKYANVTPTKLKVGDTDLDMNREGAIDSTGAARIEFTVGNVGEHDINGQFTFLEKGEELPINFNGKYVVVPRPNSATISADKMNVVYRGVENPMTISFAGIADNKVQASGTGLKPVGGAGKYVMNPGTGSEVTINVTGTLDDGSKVSDRKTFRIKDIPAPTGVIAGQTGVVKLPKRNVEIGTVSAKLDDFVFDLPIVVTSFKMRVPGQPTISVVGTKMNAQAKSAISKARRGDNITIFDIKAKIQGNSKYNLKNVSPVIVEVTSN, from the coding sequence ATGGCAGGAGGAAAATTATCTGCAAGACAGAAAATGATTAACTTAATGTACTTGGTGTTTATTGCAATGATTGCAATGACAACGAGTAAGGAGATATTATCTGCTTTCAGTTTATTTAATACAAAATTTGAAAACGCAAATGAGTTAGCTGTTGCTTCAAACACTACTCTTTTGAAAGGCTTAGAAAAGCAAGCTAGTGAAAAACCAAAGGATTTTGGTGTTGCTTATAACAATGCGCAAAAAGTAAGTTCTATTTCTAATGAATTTTTCACTTATTTAGAATCACAAAAATCAATGATTTTAAATAAAGGAAACTATGCTGAAAAGTTCAAAGAAGAAGGTGGTTTACCGGCAGAGGAAATGGACAAAGGTGATGCATTAGATGAATTATGGTTTACAGGAGATCGTCTAACAAAAGAAGGTCAGGCATTTGTTGATAGAATTAATAAATACAAAGCTGATATAAATGAGCTTTTGGGTGACGACGTAGCTTACAACCCAGCTAAAGAGACTTTAGAACGTCGTTTTAGTACTGCAGAAGTAATTAATAAAGATGGTAAAAAACAAAGCTGGTTAGATTATAACTTTCAAGGATTTCCAGCTGTAGCATCTTATACCAAGTTAACTGCAATGCAGAATGATATTAAAGCAACTGAAGCTAACCTTTATAATGTATTCTTAGGAAATACTGTTGATGAAGCAACGTCTTTAAAAAACTATACTGCAATCGTTATACCAGACAAAAATGCATTTTTTGCTGGAGAGAAGTTTACAGGTTCTGTAGTTTTAGGAAAATATGCTAATGTAACACCAACAAAATTAAAAGTTGGGGATACTGATTTAGATATGAACAGAGAAGGTGCGATTGACTCAACTGGTGCTGCAAGAATTGAGTTTACAGTAGGTAACGTTGGTGAGCACGATATTAACGGACAGTTTACATTCTTAGAAAAAGGTGAAGAACTGCCTATTAATTTCAATGGTAAGTATGTAGTTGTACCAAGACCAAACTCTGCTACAATTTCAGCAGATAAAATGAATGTTGTATATCGTGGTGTAGAAAACCCAATGACTATTTCATTTGCAGGTATAGCAGACAATAAAGTACAAGCTAGTGGAACAGGATTAAAACCAGTTGGTGGAGCAGGTAAATATGTAATGAATCCAGGAACTGGTAGCGAAGTAACAATCAATGTAACAGGTACTTTAGATGATGGTTCAAAAGTAAGCGATCGTAAAACGTTTAGAATTAAAGATATTCCTGCGCCAACAGGTGTTATAGCTGGTCAGACAGGTGTTGTAAAATTACCTAAGCGTAACGTTGAGATAGGTACTGTATCTGCCAAGTTAGACGATTTTGTTTTTGATTTACCGATTGTAGTTACTTCATTCAAAATGAGAGTGCCAGGTCAACCTACAATTAGTGTTGTTGGTACAAAAATGAATGCGCAAGCTAAGTCTGCTATAAGTAAAGCTAGACGAGGTGATAACATTACAATTTTTGATATAAAAGCAAAAATCCAAGGTAATTCAAAATACAATCTTAAAAACGTTTCACCTGTAATTGTTGAAGTTACTAGTAACTAA
- a CDS encoding efflux RND transporter periplasmic adaptor subunit: MTRKIILSILGIALIVGAFLFAKYLIANKNKPKPVVPKVVKTVLVDTVKNTTVPIVISANGNLMAKQRVELYSEVQGVFKTGNKLFKAGEKFNKGETLIRLDASEYYASVQSAKSNLYNSIAAIMPDLRLDFTDVYPKWQAYLNGFDLNKSTPQLPEMSGEKENYFITGRGIVSAYYNVKNLEQRLAKYRITAPFTGILTEALVTEGTLVRSGQKLGEFINPLVYEMQVAVSKSYADVLKEGEAVTLTNLEKTKTYEGTVSRVNGSIDATTQTITAFVEVKHDDLKEGMYLEASLNAEKVNDAIEIDRNLLLDSQEIYVVKDSLLDVIPVKPAHFSDATVVLKDVPNGTIILRKPVPGAYAGMQVKAATTDSTE; the protein is encoded by the coding sequence ATGACAAGAAAAATTATTCTTTCCATTTTAGGTATTGCTCTAATCGTTGGTGCATTCCTTTTTGCAAAATATCTTATTGCTAACAAAAACAAACCCAAGCCAGTAGTGCCAAAAGTGGTAAAGACGGTTTTGGTAGATACTGTAAAAAATACAACAGTACCAATTGTAATTTCAGCAAATGGAAATCTTATGGCGAAGCAACGTGTAGAGTTGTATTCTGAGGTTCAAGGTGTGTTTAAAACCGGGAATAAACTTTTTAAGGCTGGTGAAAAATTCAATAAAGGTGAAACGCTTATTCGTTTAGATGCTTCAGAATATTATGCAAGTGTACAATCTGCAAAAAGCAATCTTTATAATAGTATTGCTGCGATTATGCCAGATTTGAGATTAGATTTTACAGATGTATATCCTAAATGGCAAGCCTATCTTAATGGTTTCGATTTAAATAAAAGCACACCACAATTACCAGAAATGTCTGGTGAAAAGGAAAACTATTTTATAACAGGTCGTGGCATTGTGAGTGCATATTACAATGTAAAAAATCTAGAGCAACGCTTAGCAAAATATAGAATTACAGCACCATTTACAGGGATATTAACAGAAGCACTAGTTACAGAAGGAACACTTGTAAGAAGTGGACAAAAGTTGGGTGAATTTATTAATCCATTGGTTTACGAAATGCAGGTTGCCGTAAGTAAATCTTATGCAGATGTGCTAAAAGAAGGTGAAGCTGTAACACTTACCAATTTAGAAAAAACAAAAACATACGAAGGAACAGTCTCTAGAGTTAACGGAAGTATAGATGCCACAACCCAAACCATCACAGCTTTTGTTGAAGTAAAACACGATGATTTAAAAGAAGGAATGTACTTAGAAGCAAGTCTTAATGCAGAAAAGGTAAATGATGCTATAGAAATAGATAGGAATTTGTTGTTAGATAGTCAAGAAATATACGTGGTAAAAGACAGTCTTTTGGATGTTATTCCAGTAAAACCTGCACATTTTTCAGATGCCACAGTGGTTTTAAAAGACGTGCCAAATGGAACGATTATTCTAAGAAAACCAGTGCCAGGAGCTTATGCAGGTATGCAAGTTAAAGCTGCAACTACAGATTCTACTGAGTAA
- a CDS encoding efflux RND transporter permease subunit: protein MRKIIEYFIRYHVAVNVFILAFFVFGIIGALSLKSSFFPLTESKIINVAITYPGASPQEIEEGIVLQIEDNLKGLKGIDRVTSISRENSGTITVEIEKGENLDFMLLEVKNAVDRVPSFPTGMEPLVVSKQEAIRETISFAISGKDIPLATLKQLARQVETDLRAIDGISQIELSGFPEEEIEIAVNETDLLAYNLTFNDVATAVSNSNILVTGGNVKTVAEEYLIRANNREYYGKELSNIIVRATADGKVIRLKDVAIIRDRFSETPNATYFNQELAVNISITSTNNEDLISSADKVKEYIEEYNHKYTNVHLSVVRDLSITLNQRTQLLTENAIVGMLLVLLFLSIFLNTRLALWVAFGLPISFLGMFMFAGQFDVTINVLSLFGMIIVIGILVDDGIVIAENIYQHYEKGKKPVQAAIDGTLEVIPPVVSAITTTVLAFSLFFFLESRIGEFFSEVSVIVILTLVVSLIEALIILPAHLAHSKALRIKKEDLHNKKSSNGFFAFMRGLNRSGDRFMSYLRDRVYAPTLKFIMEFKLLALGIFIALLVLTFGSLLGGIIGITFFPRIASDSANIELVMPAGTNVKITDSIISMIEEKSFIVNEELTEKYLKGTGKQLFENTIVSINSSSSANLRINLLPGEERPDEIQSFLITKRLEELVGPVIGTERLIYGSGGNFGGNPVSVSLLSNNIEELKASKEALKKYLQSNPLLKDIGDNDPAGIKEIRLELKESAYLLGLDLRTVMSQVRSGFFGAQAQRFQRGQDEIRVWVRYDKTNRSSINDLDDMRIVTPTGERVTLKDIATYSIERGDVAINHLEGKREIQVYADLKDPTTSNTDILEDIKTEFIPQLQSKYPTINASYEGQNREAGKLTSSLAVAGPIILLLIYITIAFTFRSYSQPLLLILLIPFSLTAVAWGHWLLGFPVNILSLLGIIALIGIMVNDGLVLIGKFNSNLKEGMKFDDALSEAGKSRFRAIFLTSLTTIAGLAPLLLEKSRQAQFLKPMAISISFGIAYATILTLLVLPLFLSFSNNIKKNTKWLATGNDVTKEEVERAIKEKNEGNEDH, encoded by the coding sequence ATGAGAAAAATAATAGAATATTTTATAAGGTACCACGTTGCAGTCAACGTTTTTATACTTGCATTTTTTGTGTTTGGTATTATTGGCGCTTTGTCGTTAAAATCTTCGTTTTTCCCATTAACCGAATCTAAGATAATTAATGTAGCCATTACTTATCCTGGTGCTTCGCCACAAGAGATTGAAGAAGGTATCGTGCTTCAAATTGAAGATAATCTCAAAGGATTAAAAGGCATTGATAGAGTTACTTCAATATCTAGAGAAAACAGCGGTACAATTACTGTTGAGATTGAAAAAGGTGAAAACCTCGATTTTATGCTACTAGAAGTTAAGAATGCAGTTGATCGTGTGCCATCTTTTCCGACAGGAATGGAGCCTTTGGTGGTTTCAAAACAAGAAGCGATTAGAGAAACCATTTCTTTTGCCATTAGTGGTAAAGATATTCCGTTGGCGACCCTAAAGCAATTAGCAAGACAGGTAGAAACCGATTTGAGAGCCATTGACGGCATTTCCCAGATAGAACTCTCTGGTTTCCCAGAAGAAGAAATCGAAATTGCAGTCAACGAAACCGATTTGCTGGCTTACAATTTAACATTCAACGATGTTGCTACTGCAGTGAGCAATTCAAATATTCTGGTAACAGGTGGAAACGTAAAAACCGTTGCCGAAGAATATTTAATTAGAGCCAATAATAGAGAGTATTACGGTAAAGAGCTGTCTAACATCATTGTTAGAGCTACAGCAGACGGAAAAGTTATTCGTCTTAAAGATGTCGCAATTATTAGAGACCGTTTTTCAGAAACACCAAATGCTACTTATTTTAATCAAGAATTGGCAGTTAACATATCTATTACAAGCACCAACAATGAGGATTTAATAAGTTCTGCGGATAAAGTAAAAGAGTACATAGAGGAGTATAATCATAAGTACACCAATGTTCATCTTAGTGTAGTGCGCGACTTATCCATTACGCTTAACCAAAGAACACAATTGCTTACAGAAAATGCCATAGTCGGTATGCTGTTGGTTTTATTGTTCTTGTCTATTTTCTTAAATACAAGATTAGCATTATGGGTGGCCTTTGGTTTACCGATTTCCTTTTTAGGAATGTTTATGTTTGCTGGCCAATTCGATGTTACTATTAATGTATTGTCACTTTTCGGGATGATTATCGTTATTGGTATTTTGGTAGATGATGGTATTGTTATTGCAGAAAATATTTATCAACATTACGAAAAAGGAAAGAAGCCAGTACAAGCTGCAATAGACGGAACTTTAGAAGTAATTCCACCTGTGGTTTCAGCAATTACAACAACGGTTTTAGCCTTTTCATTATTCTTCTTTTTAGAAAGTAGAATAGGTGAATTCTTTAGTGAGGTTTCGGTCATTGTAATATTAACGTTGGTGGTATCACTTATTGAAGCATTGATTATCCTTCCTGCACATTTGGCACATTCTAAAGCTTTAAGGATAAAAAAAGAAGACTTACACAATAAGAAATCGTCCAACGGATTTTTTGCTTTTATGCGTGGTTTAAACCGATCTGGAGATCGTTTTATGTCTTACTTACGGGATAGGGTATATGCGCCAACTTTAAAGTTTATTATGGAATTTAAGCTATTGGCACTTGGTATTTTTATAGCGCTTTTGGTCTTAACCTTTGGCTCGCTTTTAGGTGGAATAATTGGTATTACCTTTTTTCCAAGAATAGCCAGCGATTCGGCAAATATAGAGTTGGTAATGCCAGCTGGTACCAATGTTAAGATTACCGATTCCATCATTTCTATGATTGAAGAAAAATCATTCATCGTTAATGAAGAACTCACAGAAAAGTATCTAAAAGGCACAGGAAAACAGCTATTTGAAAATACCATAGTATCCATTAATAGTAGTTCTTCGGCCAATTTAAGAATTAACTTATTGCCAGGTGAAGAACGACCAGATGAGATTCAATCTTTTCTAATTACAAAACGATTAGAAGAGTTGGTTGGTCCTGTTATTGGTACAGAACGATTGATATATGGTTCTGGTGGAAACTTTGGAGGAAATCCTGTTTCAGTCTCTTTGTTAAGTAATAATATTGAAGAACTAAAAGCATCTAAGGAAGCACTTAAAAAATACTTACAGTCTAATCCTTTACTAAAAGATATTGGTGATAACGATCCTGCAGGTATTAAGGAGATTCGACTAGAACTCAAGGAAAGTGCTTACTTATTGGGCTTAGATTTAAGGACGGTTATGTCTCAAGTGCGTTCGGGTTTTTTTGGTGCTCAGGCACAACGTTTTCAACGTGGGCAAGACGAAATTAGAGTTTGGGTACGTTACGATAAAACCAACCGAAGTTCTATTAACGATTTAGACGATATGCGTATCGTAACACCAACAGGCGAGCGTGTAACTTTAAAAGATATAGCAACCTATAGTATAGAGCGTGGAGATGTGGCTATCAATCACTTAGAAGGTAAACGAGAAATTCAGGTTTATGCAGATTTAAAAGATCCTACTACAAGCAACACTGATATTTTAGAAGATATTAAAACTGAGTTCATACCACAGTTACAATCAAAGTATCCAACTATAAATGCATCGTACGAAGGGCAAAATAGAGAGGCTGGAAAATTAACGAGTTCATTGGCAGTTGCAGGTCCAATAATATTGCTGTTAATTTATATTACCATAGCATTTACGTTTAGAAGTTATTCGCAACCTTTATTGTTGATTTTGTTAATTCCTTTTAGTCTAACAGCTGTAGCTTGGGGACATTGGCTATTAGGTTTTCCGGTAAATATATTGTCACTTTTGGGTATCATTGCCTTAATTGGTATTATGGTCAATGACGGATTGGTGCTCATTGGAAAATTCAACAGTAATCTAAAAGAAGGAATGAAATTTGACGACGCACTTTCCGAAGCTGGTAAATCGCGTTTTAGAGCTATCTTCCTAACCTCATTAACCACTATTGCAGGTTTAGCACCTTTATTATTAGAGAAAAGTAGACAAGCTCAGTTTTTAAAACCAATGGCAATTTCCATTTCCTTTGGTATTGCTTATGCTACTATTTTAACATTATTGGTATTACCATTATTTTTATCATTCAGTAATAATATTAAGAAGAATACTAAATGGTTAGCTACAGGTAATGATGTCACTAAAGAGGAAGTAGAACGCGCTATAAAAGAAAAAAATGAAGGTAATGAAGATCACTAA
- a CDS encoding NAD(P)/FAD-dependent oxidoreductase, with protein MKSIDYIVVGCGLASIAFCEQLRTNNKTFVVFDDSSQQSSIVAAGLYNPVILKRFSEVWKAKEQLDIALPVYKKIEDDLNIKIDYKLCLLRRFSSIEEQNLWFNASDKPKLEPYLSTQLVKNTNDAIDAPFGFGEVLHAGRLDTEKLISSYKDFLKQNQSLIEDSFVHQKLQIESTLIRYGNIEAKQIIFAEGFGVKKNPYFNHIPLNGTKGEVLIIKAPNLNINYGIKSSVFIIPLENDMYAVGATYNWKDKTNQPTKEGKEELMSKLKTFLSCEFEVVQHLAGIRPTVKDRRPLVGRHLEHKNLYVLNGLGTRGVMIAPYVSEKLYQFIENNEPLDSEIDVNRFA; from the coding sequence ATGAAAAGTATTGATTACATAGTTGTTGGTTGTGGTTTAGCTAGTATTGCCTTTTGTGAGCAATTAAGGACTAACAATAAAACATTTGTTGTTTTTGATGACAGCTCACAACAGTCATCTATTGTTGCAGCTGGTTTGTACAATCCTGTTATTTTAAAACGATTTTCGGAGGTTTGGAAAGCTAAAGAACAATTAGATATTGCTTTACCTGTCTATAAAAAAATAGAAGACGATTTAAATATTAAAATAGATTATAAGCTTTGTTTATTAAGAAGGTTTTCATCAATCGAAGAACAAAATCTTTGGTTTAATGCTTCCGATAAGCCTAAACTAGAACCTTATCTTTCAACACAGTTAGTTAAAAATACTAATGATGCAATAGACGCTCCATTTGGTTTTGGTGAAGTATTGCATGCTGGTCGATTAGATACTGAAAAACTTATAAGTTCCTACAAAGACTTTTTAAAACAAAATCAAAGTTTAATAGAAGATAGTTTTGTTCATCAAAAGCTTCAAATAGAATCTACTCTAATTAGATATGGAAATATTGAAGCCAAACAAATAATTTTTGCAGAAGGTTTTGGCGTTAAGAAAAATCCTTATTTCAATCACATTCCATTAAACGGAACAAAAGGAGAAGTATTAATTATCAAAGCTCCAAACCTTAATATTAATTATGGTATAAAGTCTTCAGTCTTTATTATTCCATTAGAAAATGATATGTATGCTGTCGGTGCAACATATAATTGGAAAGACAAAACCAATCAACCAACAAAGGAAGGAAAAGAAGAATTGATGAGTAAGCTCAAAACGTTTTTAAGTTGTGAATTTGAAGTTGTTCAGCACTTGGCAGGCATACGTCCAACAGTAAAAGATAGAAGGCCTTTAGTTGGCAGGCATCTCGAACATAAAAATTTATATGTTTTAAACGGATTAGGAACTAGAGGAGTAATGATTGCACCTTATGTGTCAGAAAAACTCTATCAATTCATTGAAAATAATGAGCCTTTAGATTCTGAAATTGATGTAAATAGATTTGCTTAG
- the gldL gene encoding T9SS inner membrane protein PorL/GldL, whose protein sequence is MAQKGKITVTNMVYGLGAAIVIVGALFKIQHWPYGSLILTIGMVVEALVFTYSAFERQQSDLDWSLVYPELAGGQSTGKKAKKEEPKDAEGLLSKKLDNLLKEAKIDGELMASLGNSIKNFEGAAKGISPTVDSMAAQKKYSEEMSLAAAQMESLNSLYKVQMESANRQAAINEEAVENAQKLKEQMASLASNLSSLNGVYGGMLSAMNKN, encoded by the coding sequence ATGGCACAGAAAGGTAAAATCACAGTAACAAACATGGTCTACGGATTAGGAGCAGCAATCGTAATTGTTGGAGCATTATTCAAAATCCAGCACTGGCCTTACGGTTCTCTAATCTTAACAATAGGTATGGTTGTTGAAGCATTGGTATTTACTTACTCAGCGTTTGAAAGGCAACAATCAGACTTAGATTGGTCGTTAGTATATCCAGAATTAGCAGGTGGTCAGTCTACAGGCAAAAAAGCTAAAAAAGAAGAGCCAAAAGATGCTGAAGGATTATTATCTAAAAAATTAGATAACTTATTAAAAGAAGCTAAAATTGATGGTGAATTAATGGCAAGCTTAGGTAACAGCATTAAAAACTTTGAAGGTGCAGCTAAAGGTATCAGCCCAACAGTTGATTCTATGGCAGCTCAAAAGAAATATAGCGAAGAAATGTCTTTAGCAGCAGCTCAGATGGAATCTTTAAATAGCCTTTACAAAGTACAAATGGAAAGTGCAAATCGTCAGGCAGCAATCAATGAAGAGGCTGTAGAAAATGCACAGAAATTAAAAGAGCAAATGGCTTCTTTAGCATCAAACCTTTCATCATTAAATGGTGTATATGGTGGAATGTTATCTGCTATGAACAAAAACTAA